The genomic segment GAACAACGCCTGATCCAATTCCGGCGTGAGAGCCACTCCTTTTTCAACCCTTTCTGCAGATTCAATCAATTCCTCAATATTGACATTGGCAGCTGTACGGGGCACGTACTCTGTAGGGGAACGCTGAAAATCAAGCGCACCAATCCGGTCTGAACCCGATTCCAACAAGTAGGTCAGCTCATCCAACTCGGCCGTATCTACGCTTGAACCCTTAAGCCCAAACTTTTTGTTGATAATCACACGCCGGCCCCATGCATCGGGCGCGGCGTCTCTGATACAGCCGGGCATGGCTAAGCCTGCTGGTAAGGGAAGCACCCCGGCCCTAAGCGGCAATTCAGGTTCATAAATCGCAATTGCAGGTTTGCTATAAATCGTACGATCCAGGTAGCTTCTACCGTAGTTGAACAACACATTGCCGTTATCAGCTTCAAGCCGTCCAGCCACGATAGGCTCGGTTTCGTTCGGCAGCCATATCCATACAAAGGCTTCTTTCTCAGTTTTAGAAATCATCGCGAACCACTTTGGATTTTTTTCGAACAGACTTTGGCAGAAGCGCTAGCTTCTCCGTGGTTTGCCGTAGGTATTTCGTCAACGTCCTTTCATCGGCATCAAACAGTTTGACGCCAACTATGGTGGCCACCTCGAAAACGGCTCCAATTTCGCATTTAAGATTACCCTTTTCGATGCGTTGCAGCAGTCCTCTGGAAATACCAGCGCGGTCGGCCAATTCCTGAGCAGTTAGTTTGCGCTCATGTCGTGCTTCGCGGATCAACGAGCCGAGCAAGGCAGCCGCATCGCGGCTATAGCGTGAGTAGGTGCGTATAATGGACTTCGGCATTGTTTTCCTATTGGTTTGTATATAGGTCATTAATGACCCTAATGCTCTTTCTGTGAACCACGAGTTACAAAATACTCATCAGCTTGTCAAGCCAATTTTGATCCGTATATAGATCTTTAGGATTTCTTATGAGCTATAGGAAGAACATTTTAATGAATTTCAACATCCGTGGGAGAGGTATTGATCTCCATGCCATCATAGAGCAGACCGGTTTTTAGTTGGTTCAAATTGGCCGCCTGTTTCATCACATTTTCCCTGATCAGGTCATCACCACACTGTTTCAGGGCCTGCTCCTGGTCTGGTCCACCAGGTAGCCCAATACATTATTCGATTCCGAAGCATCGGCGTCGGGCTGGTATTTTTCCATAAACGCGTAATAGGCTTTCATGACCTCACTATTTATATATTGAGGATCACTTGGGTCCATGAAGTAGCTGTCGGTGATGATGCCCTGGCATTTTTCATAGCAAGCTCGAGCGCAGCGGGTGGTTCAGTAGCTCTTGCTTTAAGCTTCCGCTCCCCGACCTCTCAGACTCCTTACTCCCTACTGCCTGCTTGAAAGTACCCCATGCTTCAGGCTTCCGGCCTCTGATCAGCGAAAGCGCTCGAGCAGCAGATTGCCGCGTCGCCACAGGCGATAGGCGCCTTCTACGGCAAAGGCCAGACACAGCATGGCCACCAGCACCCATACGTGGGCAGGTGAATGCTTTGCTGTGTAGCGGATCAGGCTGAAGAGGGCGCCCAGGCAGAGCACCACACCGGCGACAGACACCCAGCGCAGGCTGCCGGTTTTTACCGCCAGGCGGGCATTGGCGGCGTTGACGGCGGCAAAGATGATTAGAAAACCGGCGCTGCCCATGGTCGAAATGCTTGAGAGATCGAAAAAATTGGCCACCAGCAGGGTGACGCCGCTGGTAATCAGGAGGCCTTCCACCGGCCGGTTCCACAATTTGCGTTCCAGGATCTCCGGCAGCTCGCCGTCCTTGGCAATGGAGTAGCTGAGACGGGCCGCGCCGTACAGGGTGGCGTTGATGGCCGAAAGGGTGGAGAGCAGGGCCGCGACGGTGATCAGCAGGTAGCCGAAAGACCCCAGAAAAGGCCGGGCCGCCTGGGCCAGGGCGTAGTCCTTGGCATCTACGATTTGCGCTACCGGCAGGTTGCCGATGGTCACTGCGGCCACCATGATGTAGAGCAGGATGACGAACCCGACGGCCGAGTAGTAGGCCAGAGGCAGAATACGGTCCGGTTCGAGGACATCACCGGCGGTGTTGGCGATAAGCTCAAAGCCCTCGTACGCCAGGAAAATGACCATGGCGCCGGCGATAATGGCGCCGGCCTGGGGCCACGCATGCAGCGCCATTCGGGAAACATCCATGGACCAGGCGCCCACACCGATGAAAAAAAGCAGGATGCCGACCTTGGCGGCCACAATCCAGGTTTCGGCCCGGCCGATCGCCTCGACATTGAGAAAATTGAGACCGGTGATCCCGAGCACGGCCATACTGGTCAGCACGTGCTTCCACAGCAGCCGTGAGCCCTCGGGAAACAAGGCCGCTGCATAGCTGCCAAACGCAAAGGCGTACAGGGAGAGCATCACGATATAGCTGATCCAGAGGAGAATGTTGGCCGTGCCGGTAAAAAGCCCCGGGCCGAAAGCCTGGTCCAGGAAGGTGACGGTGCCGCCCTGGCCTGGAAACGCCACGGACAGCTTGGTGTAGGCGTAGGCCGTCACCAGTGCCACCAGCCCGGCGGCCAGGAAGGCCACCGGCGCGGCACCGTGGGTAATCTGTACAGAAAGCCCCAGGACGGCAAAGATGCCGCCCCCGACCATCCCGCCGATGCCGATGGCAACCACCGGCCAGTATCCGATCTTTTTTTTCTTTGCGTCCATTTGGTGTTGGGAATTTAGGGTTTTACGTGTCAGATGGTTACGTGTTAAGAGGCCTTTTGCTGCATATCTCTCGCCCACTTCGTTAGAGTGCGCAGAGAACGCAGAGGGTAATACCTCAGAAGTCAGCGGTCGGAAGCCTGGGGCACTGGGCAAGAGCTATCTCACCGCCCGCTTCACTGACCCGGTAGGGAGCAGGCATTAGGGAGTAAGGAGCACGCCCTACGTATAATATCGCGAGCGTCGTGATGGCAGAAACGCGCCCTACTCCATACTGCCTAATGGAAGCTACTCCATGCTTCAGGCATCCGACCGTTGATCTATGGATTCTGACTTCTGGCCCCGATAGGTAACCATTTACGGCGCACCAAGTCAAGTCTCGCCAAGTTTTTGGGGTGCTTCCTTCGGGCCGGTTTCCTGCGGCGATGTTTGCGGGCCCAAAATCTTTTGAATGTCCAGCGTGTCTATTTTTTCTTTTTCCAAAAGCAGCTTCGCCATGGCTTCCAGTTCGGGGCGATGATCGGCGAGGATCTGCTTGGCCGATTGATAGGCTGAATCGATGAGTGCCTGGGTTTCGCGGTCGATCGACGCCTCCAGGTTTTCGGATCGGCGCTGGGTGGACGGCCCCTGGCCTAAAAACGGGTTGGACGCGTTTTCCACCAACGACCGGTTGGGCATCCGATCGCTCATGCCGTACACCGTGAGCATGCCGTGGACGATGGCGGCCACCTTTTCCAGGTCATTGGCGGCCCCGGTGGACACTTCGCCGAAGATCAGCTCCTCGGCGGCGCGTCCGCCCAAAAGCCCCTTGAGCTTGCCCAGCAATTCGCTGCGGGACATGAGAAAACGGTCTTCAAGGGGGGTCTGCAGGGTGTAGCCCAAGGCGCCGACCCCCCGGGGAATGATGGAGACTTTCTGAACCGGATCGGCCCCCGGCGTGAAGTGTCCGACGACGGCGTGGCCGGACTCATGGTAGGCCACCACCTGACGTTCATGGGGATTGATCAGCCTGTTCTTCTTTTCCAGACCGGCGATGACCCGTTCGATGGCATCCTGAAAGTCTCGCTGATCGATGGTTTGACGGTCCCGGCGCGATGCCAGCAGCGCCGCCTCGTTGCACACATTGGCGATTTCGGCTCCGGCGAATCCGGGGGTTGCGGCGGCTAATTGGCGAAAGTCGACATGGTCGTTCAGGATAAGGTCACGGGTGTGAACGGCGAAGGTCTCCATGCGGCCTTTCAGGTCGGGCCGGTCCACCAGGATCTGACGGTCGAAGCGGCCGGGCCGCAACAACGCCGGGTCGAGCACCTCGGGGCGGTTGGTGGCCCCCATGATGATGATGCCGGTCTGGGGATCGAAGCCGTCCATCTCCGAGAGCAGTTGATTGAGCGTATTCTCCCGTTCGTCGTTGCCGCCGATGACCATGCCCTGGGAGCGGTTTTTACCGATCCCGTCCAATTCGTCAATGAAAATGATGCAGGGCGCCTTGGTCTTGGCATCCTTGAACAGGTCGCGCACTCTGGCAGCCCCGACCCCGACGAACATTTCCACGAAATCGGAGCCGCTCAGGTTGAAGAACGGCACCCCCGCCTCGCCGGCCACGGCTCTGGCCAA from the Deltaproteobacteria bacterium genome contains:
- a CDS encoding HipA N-terminal domain-containing protein; its protein translation is MISKTEKEAFVWIWLPNETEPIVAGRLEADNGNVLFNYGRSYLDRTIYSKPAIAIYEPELPLRAGVLPLPAGLAMPGCIRDAAPDAWGRRVIINKKFGLKGSSVDTAELDELTYLLESGSDRIGALDFQRSPTEYVPRTAANVNIEELIESAERVEKGVALTPELDQALF
- a CDS encoding APC family permease; the encoded protein is MDAKKKKIGYWPVVAIGIGGMVGGGIFAVLGLSVQITHGAAPVAFLAAGLVALVTAYAYTKLSVAFPGQGGTVTFLDQAFGPGLFTGTANILLWISYIVMLSLYAFAFGSYAAALFPEGSRLLWKHVLTSMAVLGITGLNFLNVEAIGRAETWIVAAKVGILLFFIGVGAWSMDVSRMALHAWPQAGAIIAGAMVIFLAYEGFELIANTAGDVLEPDRILPLAYYSAVGFVILLYIMVAAVTIGNLPVAQIVDAKDYALAQAARPFLGSFGYLLITVAALLSTLSAINATLYGAARLSYSIAKDGELPEILERKLWNRPVEGLLITSGVTLLVANFFDLSSISTMGSAGFLIIFAAVNAANARLAVKTGSLRWVSVAGVVLCLGALFSLIRYTAKHSPAHVWVLVAMLCLAFAVEGAYRLWRRGNLLLERFR
- a CDS encoding helix-turn-helix domain-containing protein encodes the protein MPKSIIRTYSRYSRDAAALLGSLIREARHERKLTAQELADRAGISRGLLQRIEKGNLKCEIGAVFEVATIVGVKLFDADERTLTKYLRQTTEKLALLPKSVRKKSKVVRDDF
- the ftsH gene encoding ATP-dependent zinc metalloprotease FtsH, which produces MKQQHKFSISYYLLVFLTIIMLESIFFSGAAVKEISYSKFRHLLADDQIQSVILEENRIFGLEKSTTLTDRSRADESQGFQPVRKKAPWNLNFGLFNGKSQKQVERQFVVTRLDDPQLIADLQSHGVDYRGKIESHWLTNFLSNWILPLAFFIFLGSFLARRMKKGTGFLDLGRNKARIYAVDPSQKVTFQDVAGVDEAVEEVKEVVSFLTNPEHYTRLGAKLPKGILLIGPPGTGKTLLARAVAGEAGVPFFNLSGSDFVEMFVGVGAARVRDLFKDAKTKAPCIIFIDELDGIGKNRSQGMVIGGNDERENTLNQLLSEMDGFDPQTGIIIMGATNRPEVLDPALLRPGRFDRQILVDRPDLKGRMETFAVHTRDLILNDHVDFRQLAAATPGFAGAEIANVCNEAALLASRRDRQTIDQRDFQDAIERVIAGLEKKNRLINPHERQVVAYHESGHAVVGHFTPGADPVQKVSIIPRGVGALGYTLQTPLEDRFLMSRSELLGKLKGLLGGRAAEELIFGEVSTGAANDLEKVAAIVHGMLTVYGMSDRMPNRSLVENASNPFLGQGPSTQRRSENLEASIDRETQALIDSAYQSAKQILADHRPELEAMAKLLLEKEKIDTLDIQKILGPQTSPQETGPKEAPQKLGET